One Setaria italica strain Yugu1 chromosome I, Setaria_italica_v2.0, whole genome shotgun sequence DNA window includes the following coding sequences:
- the LOC101768989 gene encoding uncharacterized protein At3g28850 — translation MGCTGSRHALRGGVRGGGGRSPYARSCSGPVTGSVHHTVALKSSTLGSLSLDRDEEMMKWRDDGGVGAAKTPPVKQQLMVRRQKQVPGSPAKTPVREPEVINVWELMDGLDDKEEEDGDAADGEDRREKSAPGSPEFDPDVIAAFRKALDEISPPPADPGNEDCVSNKKPDGLVGGEDGVKKREIQRFPGIVRARVSAFQQRIDAKLAKLAPPKPPAPPPPPDSARKVVLYLTSLRGIRKTYEDCWSTRSILHGYGVRVDERDLSMHAGFKDELHDALGAPAGRLPQVFADGRHLGSAEEIRRMHEAGELSKALEACEMAPPPGAGGKGIIALDACSGCGGVRFVPCEECSGSCKVFLEEVGTFRRCPECNENGLVRCPLCPL, via the coding sequence ATGGGCTGCACGGGGTCCAGGCACGCGCtgcgcggcggcgtccgcggtggcggcggccggtcgCCGTACGCGCGGAGCTGCTCCGGGCCGGTCACCGGGAGCGTGCACCACACCGTAGCGCTCAAGTCGTCCACGCTCGGGTCGCTCAGCCTCGACCGGGACGAGGAGATGATGAAgtggcgcgacgacggcggcgtcggcgcggccAAGACGCCGCCGGTGAAGCAGCAGCTGATGGTCAGGCGGCAGAAGCAGGTGCCGGGATCACCGGCAAAGACGCCGGTACGGGAGCCCGAGGTGATCAACGTGTGGGAGCTCATGGACGGCCTCGatgacaaggaggaggaggacggcgacgccgccgacggcgaggaccGCCGGGAGAAGTCGGCGCCGGGATCGCCGGAGTTCGATCCGGACGTCATCGCGGCGTTCCGGAAGGCGCTCGATGAGATATCCCCGCCGCCAGCCGACCCGGGCAACGAGGACTGCGTCAGTAACAAGAAGCCTGACGGCCtggtcggcggcgaggacggcgtcAAGAAGCGCGAGATACAGAGGTTCCCGGGCATCGTGCGCGCGCGGGTCAGCGCGTTCCAGCAGAGGATCGACGCGAAGCTCGCCAAGCTGGCGCCGCCGAAGCCCCCggctcccccacccccgccggaCAGTGCCAGGAAGGTGGTGCTGTACCTGACCAGCCTCCGGGGCATCCGCAAGACGTACGAGGACTGCTGGTCCACCCGGTCCATCCTCCACGGCTACGGCGTGCGCGTCGACGAGCGGGACCTGTCGATGCACGCCGGGTTCAAGGACGAGCTCCACGACGCGCTGGGCGCCCCCGCCGGCAGGCTCCCGCAGGTGTTCGCGGACGGCAGGCACCTGGGCAGCGCCGAGGAGATCCGCCGGATGCACGAGGCCGGCGAGCTGTCGAAGGCGCTGGAGGCCTGCGAGATGGCGcccccgccgggcgccggcggcaaGGGCATTATTGCCCTGGACGCGTGctccggctgcggcggcgtgcggtTCGTGCCCTGCGAGGAGTGCTCCGGCAGCTGCAAGGTGTTCCTCGAGGAGGTGGGCACCTTCAGGCGGTGCCCCGAGTGCAACGAGAACGGGCTCGTGCGGTGTCCTCTCTGCCCCCTGTGA